The genomic segment CGTTTCAGAACCGGGTCAGCAAGAACATCTATGATCACGAAAAGATCTCCGGGAGGCCCCCCTCTCTGTCCTGCATTTCCTTCTGAGCGAACCCTCAAACGACTTCCAGAATCCACCCCTGCTGGAACTTTCAAGCTGATACGCTTTGACTTCCTCACTCGACCATCACCATTGCATGTGTTGCATGGAGTAGCGATTTCTCCGGTTCCACCACATGCAGAACATGTCATGACTTGTTGGAAGACGCCTAGCGGGGTCCTTGCCGATGCTACGACTTGCCCTTGGCCACCACATGTGGTACACTTGGTTGCTTTCGTTCCCGGTTTCGCCCCTGATCCATCACAGGTGCTGCAGCTATCGAGACGCGTTATGTCAATCTCTTTCTCCACACCAAATAcagcttctttgaaattcaaaaCCAGATTATACATCTGGTCTTCACCTTCTGTTGCTCGGTTCTGAGAACCTCTTCCTCCCATTCCCATGCCACCCATTCCTCCAAATAAGGACTCGAATAGATCAAACGGGTTGCTGAAATCCTGTCATTGAAAGGAATATACGTTCAAGTGTTCATATACAAAACAAACTACTATCTAGGTTTGAACTCAAGGTTTTCAACTATTCAAACAAGCAATTTTTGGCTCCTGTTCTATGATTTTCACTTTCCTATCGGGCAAAAAATCAACAAACAAAAGACTTACACCCGTTCCTGCGCCAGCGCCTTTAAGCCCAGCCTCCCCATATTTGTCATAAACGGAACGTTTCTCATCATCTGATAAAACCTGTAAAAAAATTACCCAATGTTTTTTCAGATTCTACAAGCCACCATAGCATAGCCTACACAACTGTCAAACATGAACAGCAAGGATGAAATATGGTACCTCGTAAGCATTACTAATCTCTTTGAATTTCTGTTCAGCTCCCGGCTCTCTGCAGTtgaaatacaaaattttaataaacaAGATTGTGCCTGTCATATCATACAAAGACATTTATCACAAGGGAAACAATAGAATGATGACGCTAATGTAGAGTCCTCCGTACCAACACACTTATCGTCTTAAATGATAAAGTTCCTGTACATTGACATTGAGAGGGTCGACGAAAATGTATGCAGTAATATATGTGGGCGAGCTTCTTCCGCCGACATCGAAGACTTGTTTAAGGACTATAAACACCTGCTTCTAACGTTCTGTGATACTCTCTAGCATCTGCTAGGATTGCAGGACtgtgatattaaaaaaaattataatggtTTAACCATAGTTTCATTAAATATGATGGTCTCAACAGGAAAGGTGATTGATTATTTTGGCCTTTTCGTTACATAAGGTATAAGGCCCTAACCAGAAAGAAACGACGTcttcttctgaaattttgtttcAAATTCATGTTAAATATTCGTCTAACTGTTTACCAAGAACCAAAGTAACCAgacaatatcaatatcataGTTGAACACCAATAAAAATCACAGTAGAACAACTTACTTGTTCACATCTGGATGATAGCTTCTTGCAAGCTTTCTGTACactgaaaaagaaaagaataaCTAATGAAACCTAATTCTAAAGTttcctttaaaaataaaaaactaacAGAACATATTTAAAAACCCAGAGAGGATCCCCATTTCCAATGGACTGTGGAGCAGATGAAGGGACAGAATCCAAATGTAAACAGCAAAAGAGATATTGCCCAAGGAACTCATTCAAAATCTACAAGCAGCCTTCATGGAATAAaatcacaaaactgatgatacTCTACCCGGATTCTGTAGGggttatttcaaaataaaactaaaaattaAGCAGCACAAATCAAAGAAAAACGAAAACGATTAGCGACTGATTGAGGAGACAGCATAATAAAGTTTGGTCAAtgaaaaaactttgaaaatcAGTTTTCAGCGTGAAAACTGAACAATGTGTGATGTAAATAGTGAGATAGAAATCAAATGCCAAGGCTATACTTTCGCATCTTCCAGTTCTAATATATTACAATGCACTGGCAAAATCAATTTTATTGCAAAGGAACCTGTTACGGATCCAATTACAGTGGACCTAGACCAAAAAGGGAAACAAAGGCCCAAGTCTCCTATATTTGGAATTAACCGTAAGAAACTAGATTTGGGGGAGGAATAAATAGAAATGGGTTGTTTGGGGATAGGAAACTTTTCTGTTGTTAGTCCTAGCTTGGGCTAAGGGCAAATAGATTGAGTATTTCCTTGAGAAAAGGTGCAGGGTTTATGTTCATTACAATGAGAGGATCAGTTTTGTTTGATTTCCATATTAATacattttcaatttttcatatattttatgtatttgtgATTGTCGTCGTAGCATAACCCCTTCTCCCTTTATCTTACAGATAAGTTGACAGAGTACaataatatgttaatatgtttcacatcggttggatagaGATACTGAAAGTTGTATATATATACTTGAACAATCCTCCTCTTGAAGCTAGTTTTTTGGTTAAGTTAGGTCCAAGTCCCAATCTAACATGGTATCAAAGCCCAAacccaccgttatgtgttggactacCCATAGTCGAGTTAGGTCTACGTCTCAATCTTAATATGATATCAAAACTCCGacccaccgttatgtgttggattGCCCATAGTTGGGTCACCTCTTAATGTCTTCATTTATTCATTCCTGAGCGTGAGGCGTGTGTTAAGATGTCTCACATCGGTTGAATAGAGTTTCTGATAGTTGTATATATGGAATTGAACAATCTctccttgagctagcttttgggacTGAGTCATATCCAAGTCTCAATATTAACACAATATCTTAACAAATTTAGAAAAAGGCTGTTGACATATGAGTGAAATATTCAAGTGAAGGGAGACAGAAGGAAATTCACAAGATTTGTCGCTTCATCAGAGACATGAACTAGTTGATAATAAGGATATTAAAATTAATAGGAAAAAGAATAACAGTAGAGAACGAAAAAGAGCGAAGGTAACACTCACCACTTTTGATCTCCGACTTGCTGGCGTTTTTAGACACACCAAGCACCGAATAGTAATCCTGTGTGTAAGATGTTATTTACATGTGAAAAGCATGAAGAATGGAAGGATTCTCCACTCTCTTCTCtacaaaaataaatcatgtagcGAAGTTATCATAGAAGGTTAGCTGCACTAGTCACACTCTAAAATCTCTTCCAGGATGGCCCTTTGCTAAACTCTCAATTATTAACCCGTTGTTGACATTAAAATATTCATACATCATATATCAAGTAACAGCCCCCACATAAGGCTTTTAGGTCACCTTTTGTGTCACCAGCAAGAGACCTTCGATCTCTTTCAAATATCACCATTTGAATTATTAGAATAACTCTTTTTGTCCATTAATTAAACGAAGTTGgaatttattaatttactaaatttaatttgattttattgaGAAAATTTTACCAATCTTAAATCAACTTGATTGGATTGACAGCatataattattcaaactaAGCAGTTTATAACGAACGCCATATGTGTGCTATGTAACTAATTTATCAGAAAATATGAAACGAGGTCATCACGACAATAAACAAATTATTGTTCAGATATCTTACTCTATCAGCTCTCACAATGAGACGGGCTCCTCTTTTCGAAGCTAAACTGTTGTATGACAATGAACCAAAAAGAGTGTTCaatgatttttcagaaaataatgtGGAACTCTGTGATGCCAGCCTCCTGCACAGAAGAAAGCAATACCATAAACATATGACCATGCAATGATATAACATCTATTTAAGGACCTTTAAGCAATAAGAGGTAAATCTGAGCCTTGTCGTATAAGGATCCTAAGATGTACATAGCATCTTGAAGAGTCTTAGTGAATAGAGTGaaattgcatgagtatacattCAAATGTACGAAAAATTTGACATCTAAAAAGACCGGCACAATCCTGGAAAATTCGATGTGCACATAACATCAGTAGCGAGTGACAAGAGGTTGGTGAGACAGCGAGACCATCACACTGCCACATTACACATTGACCAGATTAAGGATATTGTAGATGCAGAAGCACAAGATTGAACAACGTTCTTGGTAGATGCAGCACCAAATAAAACTGAAGATGGTACCAAGTAAGTTGATGTGAAGAAAATTGAAGGGAAAAAGGCATACATATCTGAAGATGTTGATAATTTACTCGTAACTGAGTTTCTTACAACTGCTTGAGACTGAACTCCCCACCAGTTCACCTGTGTGCTTCCGCAAGGTATGATAGCCATCTTGACAAGCAAATTTGAAACAGTAAGGTCAGGAATGCACGATTTAGCCAAATTAAGACAAGCTGCAATCACAATAACATAGAAGATATAATCCAACCCATATATAGATTATCTAAGACTCGTTAACCTGTAGCTATAGAAAACTTAAGTCACTCCAGCTATCTGAAATCATAAGGCCATATTGTGCCAATCAATGATAAAAAAATCAACAACAAAAATACAACTTCCAATTCAGTATAACAATCTTTTGGGACAAAGGTTTAACATTTAATCACCTCTACTACTTCCTTTTTTACTTAAATTCAGAAAATATTGATAAACTTACAAGAAGTTGAAAAAATAATTCAGAAAAAGATTCAAACTTTGCCTGGATTTCTTTCTCTCTTTCCTGTAGACTCCAGAATAACACGTTGAATAGACTAAAAAATAACATTCCTAACAAGAAATGTACTCATTCAGAAAAAATACACAAAATATAagctatttttttcttttcttttcttgccCCACATCCGATTGTGTATGACTGAACAACGTTCTAAATTCTGAGTAAAAACTCGAAAACATACGAATTGGTGATTGAATAATCTCGTACCTTTAAACTTCGGCACTCTGATAATAGGAGAAAAGCGCAGCCGGAGAGGAATGGGAGCAGCCAACAAAAGGAACTGGAGGGAGGGGAATCCAGGGGATAGAGTCGCTTACGCCTTTGCCTTGTacacaaaaataattttaaaaaaattgtattttgttTATTATTTACTATAAAATAAAGCTTTATTATTATGAAATGAAATATAGATTTTTTTACTTAAatcaaatgaaataaataatgatataaataaattcttactgttatttattttttaaattaaaataacaaaatgtgTAGTATATACTTAATAGAaagttaaaaaatataaattaaaaagtaCAAAtccaataatataaaaaaaaataccttAGAAAATATCAGGTATGTAAAAATGAAAATGATCAAAGTTCATTCTCTTTGATAGACATTAGAAAATACAAGTTGAGCTTTCTGGGATGGTTTAGGATTCTAAAATTATCTTTTACTATAAAATGGTATTCGTAAAACTTATTATTAATCTTCGATAGGAATACCAATTATGCAAATGCCACTTTCTTGGGTGGTCTTGAGGCTTTTACAATTTCATGTAGAGATTTGgtatttttttgttgttttaggTACTCTGTGATATATATACTGGTTTTCTTGCAATATAACTCAAGTGTGAAGATGTGCTCATAATCTTAGAAAGTCTTCTTTTCTACACAGAATATAGTGACGTTTCTGCCTATCGATTAATATTTTCCGAGGACACGAAAGCGATCAATCAGCTCGTATGATCTACACTCACTTGCAACATCTTTGTCAACATCTTTTTAGCTTTTATTGAAGTGAAAGCAAATTGCAGTGTTCTTGCTTTGCCTTGTTATGTTCTGTATTTTCACTAGATCATCCTCCTAATTTTTTTCTGTATAGCTTATTGAATTGAACCTCTGATATAACTTCCTTAGGACACAGAATGTCCAACCTCGTTTTACTTTCTTAGGACACATAATGTCCAAACTCTTACTCTGTTAGCAGATTTTTACATAATTAGCAGCTGTAATTGGACCTTGCTGGCTTCCTTCAATTCGGtttgtttcatttttttatatgtataaAACTAATTGAGATTAGGGTCATACTCCACTTCCGCAGGTTAGCTGCTTGAAGCTCGATCGTGTTAGAGAAAATGTGAATAAAATGGAAGTGTGAATGGAAATGTGGTTGTCCCACATTGGAAGCTTAGAGAAAGATTTTCCTCCTTATTAGTTCTAGTGTGGACTAAGGGTTTGGGCCCCAAGGGGTGCCAAAGCTTTTAGAAGGGGGAGACACTACTAGGCTAGGTCTCGGTGAATTAAACACACGCGCGCGCCGGCGCGACGCGGTGCGGTCTTTGACCAATATTGATCTTTTTGGACCAAATTTATTTGGAAATTAGATTTTATGATGATGCATATGGACAGGCGGAGGCGCGCGTATGCGCCAATTATCGCGCAGGGCGCGCTTGCTTCTGGTTCGATGGCCAACGAACAGAGCaatgcgcgcggccgcgcgggTGCGCGCGCATTGATGTGCCTGAGGCGCGCAGCTTCTCGCGCGGATGCGCGCGATGTTCTGGCCAATTGTTGGGCGAGAACAGTAGGTCGCGCGGCTGCGCGCGCTGCGCAGTTTCAGAAATCTTGCGCGTTAAAATCGACCATTCTTAGTTTGCGGCCAATTAACGACGAAATTGCAAGGGAGTTTTTCGATGTCATGTTCAACTCAATCAGCCAAAATGTCTATTTAATTTTTCCTTCCACTGaaaatctaaatttaaatgCTTAAATTATATATCCAATAAATTTTTGTAAGTAGTAACGaccaataaattatataatttatgttggaaaatttgatgcttaatgaatgaaaattatgcaatatgTTTGATTGGAAAAATTCGAAACGAAGAACCAAACTTAATGAATGAATATTAAGTTCGGTGGTTCTGAATTAAACTCGAAACAAGTtcatcatatgttgaaagaacATAAAACGAGTAGTCGGAACGTGTAAGAGacgaaaatcgaaaaaaaaaaaaaaattgcgcGTGAACAGTAGCCGGCGCAGATGCGCGCGCATGGCAGTGGCAGgcgtactgcgtttcttggtaagggcatagagatgtccaaacatacagatgggtagtcatatgatgattataccgaacaaccctccctcggactttccaagtggttatcattcatcgagaggataagtctgtggttatgattgtacaccattagtccttacgacccgggacaacactgaggatctatatgctagggctgtgctttgactcgtttaccggctccaggagagtcatcaggtggcgaggttgggtatagttgcggcacatataggagccagtgcattgtagtcggggattcaccgctcacctacgggtgtggatatcctatgtgatctgatgaaataatagtgcatggaatctctggccagagtgcGAGATGtaacgcgatgccactattatagttatcacatagttatcgaattattatgcaaccatcgatgaaccaatggttgcagattcgatcggatatatgagatgaagggaccgtactgtacgttaatcataatcgactggttcttgcaggcactatcagtgatacctaggggatcatggggcgatgctactagacgctcttaccatgatccgatgggtacaatcagaaatgagttctgacattcttgatcaaggtgttgatgaaaagaatggggctaactagggtaagcccgaataaaggattatgtcctgaatcacaaagagttgtgaacccacggctagctgtatccctgaaccattgagggtcacacaagcactggtttacttgctcccgttgagataataaattcaaggagttgaatttatagaaaacgttgagataataaattcaatgagttgaatttataagaaataagtttgatatgatcaattgataagcttataaataaagtttataaaagcttatagaaattttgagagcatgactgctaaAACAATCAAAAGGAGTGCACCTGCCAtatttagacattggtgatctcgatATTatagtgtgcatcataataacaaacaagttcGAACTGTCAAATCGATGATATTTGATCaccgatcgggattatgatgatattaatgtaatgggagcatgaatcatgggcttgtaagagtataagttcatcatgctaatttattaaatttcaagTGGGCTTTAGtagttgaattatattttgattgagtcaaaatatagcccattaagttttataaaatatggtattgatttatgtactatggagatattcatgataccataattttaaaacTTGCACACAAACAAAATGTTAATGCATGATTAGTAGTGTGCCATTCTCGTGAGTCAAGGATTTATTGAAAtttattaacttaattaatatgattaattaaggAAATTACAATTAGTTGATTCAATtaacataatatttatattgCTTTGAGAATGGACCACCGATGCTTTATACATAAAAGGAAAATCGAGATTTGCAAGGTGATTTGACAAGAAATCAAAAAGGACTTTTATTTGGCATGCAAATATTGTTTAGAATATTTAATTGACTTAATTAAGCtatttaattaagtaaattgAAATTTAGAAACAATGAATAGAATTTTGATTCTTATTACGCACACAGAGGCATCCGAAATTAGAGGAAGACTTTCGGCTCTTCCCAAGAATGGAGTGCTGCTCtcgaaaattatttttctttttgcaAGAAGTTGATTTCCTCTTCATGTTTTATCTCTACGCAATAAtcttttaattttctagtgcaaattagaagaggaacaagtaatccggtcgtggacctgattcgaagattaaagaagtagatcgaagaacgttcgtagggatttacaacaagagctacgtacgctaataccggagtagttggtgCCAAGTGAAATTATTCACCAAATGTATAATTCTTTAACATCAtatgaatgtttttgttaaatcatacgagcgcccaaagcaaaacatattttgattgtcaaaataaaataaaaatttttaaacttccgctgcgtttgggcacgtagaaaacccagatccaacagtggtatcagagccaggttttctgaatcgtatgattttaaattatattgaataatttgtttctaaccacacaagaaaattttcagaaaattgatgcaccatgaaattatttttttcggattttcaaaacaaaaaaaaaaaaattatttttcgcgatctgcccggaactgttccgggcagaccgCGCGCAGCGCCATGCGCGCAGGAACGCGCAGCGGGCGCGCGCGGAGCGGCGCAGCGTGCGGAACGTCCGCACGCTGTGCGCCGCCCTGCGCGGCGCAGCGTGCGGAGCGTCCCTACGCTGCGCGCGGCGTTGCGCGCACCTGTGCGCGCCTGCGCGCGCGCCTGCGCGCACAGGTTGCTGCCACTGCTtgaaacgttcgggcagcgggcgggcaGCGAGGGCGGCTGCCCGGGATCGTCTCGGGAAGCGTGAAAAttgatgggcttgaattgtttgggcccaaggtgcaattttctgatttttcaaatttttgggcaaaattgttatttttgaaaaatggtttaatttttattttggaaaattaataattttcttgtaaaataaataattagaatatgatt from the Primulina tabacum isolate GXHZ01 chromosome 8, ASM2559414v2, whole genome shotgun sequence genome contains:
- the LOC142553810 gene encoding chaperone protein dnaJ A6, chloroplastic-like, with the translated sequence MAIIPCGSTQVNWWGVQSQAVVRNSVTSKLSTSSDMRLASQSSTLFSEKSLNTLFGSLSYNSLASKRGARLIVRADRDYYSVLGVSKNASKSEIKSVYRKLARSYHPDVNKEPGAEQKFKEISNAYEVLSDDEKRSVYDKYGEAGLKGAGAGTGDFSNPFDLFESLFGGMGGMGMGGRGSQNRATEGEDQMYNLVLNFKEAVFGVEKEIDITRLDSCSTCDGSGAKPGTKATKCTTCGGQGQVVASARTPLGVFQQVMTCSACGGTGEIATPCNTCNGDGRVRKSKRISLKVPAGVDSGSRLRVRSEGNAGQRGGPPGDLFVIIDVLADPVLKRDDTNILYTCKVSYVDAILGTTVKVPTVDGMVDLKIPSGTQPGTTLVMAKKGVPLLNRNNMRGDQLVKVQVEIPKRVSGEERKLIEELAELSKAKALNGRR